In Paractinoplanes brasiliensis, the following proteins share a genomic window:
- a CDS encoding MFS transporter — protein sequence MPARVGDTRATILLAALSLSTFVYVTTETLPIGLLPLISADLGRSVPAIGMLVTVYGLTVVLCSIPITKVTQRLPRRLALCGLLAVFVLATAASALADSYWLLMAARIATALSQALFWSVVTPATAALFRPAARPRALAVLYAGSSLAALAGVPAGTWLGQQAGWRAAFLAVSVVGLLILVTVLALMPTTPAGASDTDRGSAPDAGRYVALLVYTALATTGAFAAFTYISPFLTDVSGFSEAAVGPLLLVRGLAGLAGVFLVGLCIGRNGWLTVTVLIGVQLVALTLQWSLGASQIVIVVAIALGGLALAGISSSLGVRVLETAPGGSDMALAGTSTAFNLGITAGALLGGVLLPGAGLRGTALAGAGLTLLALVAVLMEPLVSTRRRTAADRPEPREAVPS from the coding sequence GTGCCAGCACGCGTCGGCGACACCCGGGCAACAATTTTGCTGGCGGCCCTTTCGCTGTCCACGTTCGTCTACGTGACCACCGAGACCCTCCCCATCGGCCTGCTTCCGCTGATCTCGGCCGACCTCGGTCGTTCGGTGCCGGCCATCGGCATGCTGGTCACCGTCTACGGCCTGACCGTCGTGCTCTGCTCGATCCCGATCACCAAGGTCACCCAGCGCCTTCCCCGGCGCCTCGCGCTGTGCGGCCTGCTCGCGGTCTTCGTCCTGGCCACTGCCGCCTCCGCTTTGGCCGATTCCTATTGGCTGCTGATGGCGGCCCGCATCGCGACCGCCCTGAGCCAGGCCCTGTTCTGGTCGGTGGTGACCCCCGCCACCGCCGCCCTGTTCCGTCCGGCCGCCCGTCCCCGGGCGCTCGCGGTGCTCTACGCGGGAAGCTCCCTGGCGGCGCTGGCCGGTGTCCCGGCGGGCACCTGGCTCGGGCAGCAGGCCGGCTGGCGGGCGGCGTTCCTCGCGGTCAGCGTGGTCGGCCTGCTCATCCTGGTGACCGTTCTCGCGTTGATGCCGACCACGCCCGCCGGCGCCAGCGACACCGACCGGGGTTCGGCGCCCGACGCCGGCCGCTACGTCGCCCTGCTGGTCTACACCGCGCTGGCGACCACCGGCGCGTTCGCCGCGTTCACCTACATCAGCCCGTTCCTGACCGACGTCAGCGGGTTCAGCGAGGCCGCCGTCGGCCCGCTGCTGCTGGTGCGCGGGCTGGCCGGCCTGGCCGGGGTGTTCCTGGTCGGCCTCTGCATCGGGCGCAACGGCTGGCTGACGGTGACCGTGCTGATCGGCGTCCAGCTGGTGGCCCTGACCCTGCAATGGAGTCTCGGCGCCTCGCAGATCGTCATCGTCGTCGCGATCGCCCTGGGCGGCCTCGCCCTCGCCGGGATCTCGTCGTCGCTGGGCGTCCGGGTGCTCGAGACCGCCCCCGGCGGCTCCGACATGGCGCTGGCCGGCACCTCGACCGCCTTCAACCTCGGCATCACGGCCGGCGCCCTGCTCGGTGGCGTCCTGTTGCCCGGGGCGGGGCTGCGGGGCACGGCTCTGGCCGGCGCCGGGCTGACGCTGCTGGCCCTGGTGGCCGTCCTGATGGAACCCCTCGTCTCCACCCGCCGGCGCACGGCAGCCGACCGGCCGGAGCCGCGGGAGGCGGTTCCGAGCTGA
- the galT gene encoding galactose-1-phosphate uridylyltransferase produces the protein MSRQPHRRLNQLTGDWVLVSPQRAARPWRGTTEPATAARPPRYEPGCYLCPGSRRAGDRVTPRYGSTYVFDNDFPALLPEPAALPAGASPLLVAEVVRGICRVVCYSPRHDLTLGEMPAPDIAGVIGSWTEQYAELGGHGWVEHVLIFENRGAMTGASNPHPHGQIWAEDHLPREPLAETRRFDAYGGCLLCDYLAAELACGDRVVLAGEHFVALVPFWAAWPYEVLVLPRVHAGALPDLSDRQRDGLAEVIRGLTAIYDALFDTPFPYSTGLHQRPTDGRRHPGWHLHAHYVPPLLRSASVRKHFGGYELLAQPQRDLPPEEAAARLRAVTPAPAGR, from the coding sequence GTGTCCCGACAACCACATCGACGACTCAACCAGCTCACCGGTGACTGGGTGCTGGTGTCCCCGCAGCGGGCCGCCCGGCCGTGGCGGGGGACGACCGAGCCGGCCACCGCCGCGCGTCCGCCGCGCTACGAGCCGGGTTGCTACCTCTGCCCGGGCAGCCGGCGGGCGGGCGACCGGGTCACCCCGCGCTACGGCTCGACGTACGTCTTCGACAACGACTTCCCGGCGCTGCTGCCGGAACCGGCGGCCCTTCCCGCCGGGGCGTCCCCCCTGCTGGTCGCCGAGGTGGTGCGGGGCATCTGCCGGGTCGTCTGCTACTCCCCGCGGCACGATCTGACCCTTGGCGAGATGCCGGCGCCGGACATCGCCGGGGTGATCGGAAGCTGGACCGAGCAGTACGCCGAACTGGGCGGTCACGGCTGGGTCGAGCACGTGCTGATCTTCGAGAACCGGGGTGCGATGACCGGCGCGAGCAACCCGCACCCGCACGGGCAGATCTGGGCCGAGGACCACCTGCCCCGCGAGCCGCTGGCCGAGACCCGCCGGTTCGACGCGTACGGGGGGTGTCTGCTCTGTGACTATCTCGCCGCCGAACTGGCGTGCGGCGACCGCGTGGTGCTGGCCGGCGAGCACTTCGTGGCCCTGGTGCCGTTCTGGGCCGCCTGGCCGTACGAGGTCCTGGTGTTGCCGCGGGTTCACGCCGGAGCCCTGCCCGACCTGTCGGACCGGCAACGCGACGGCCTGGCCGAGGTGATCAGGGGCCTCACCGCGATCTACGACGCGCTGTTCGACACGCCGTTCCCCTACTCGACCGGGCTGCACCAACGACCCACCGACGGTCGCCGGCATCCGGGGTGGCACCTGCACGCGCACTACGTTCCGCCGCTGCTGCGCTCGGCGTCGGTCCGCAAGCACTTCGGCGGTTACGAGTTGCTGGCCCAGCCGCAGCGGGACCTGCCCCCGGAGGAGGCGGCTGCTCGACTGCGCGCGGTCACTCCCGCGCCGGCCGGCCGGTGA
- a CDS encoding enediyne biosynthesis protein, with translation MTDVRTPKAIETALQSPAAPAPQDRAAAPPRVDKRDPRYLALRNFAISMSVFNVLGYTVLGFEQPWLWPFLALAVGYAAEIVIELVSARAYRRRPAFLGNGGWGLYTFLLPTHITALACNMLLYANNKFWPIAFAVLVAIGQKAVLQAPIKGRMRHYMNPSNFGITITLLAFGWVNIAPPYHFTENVPDVIRIMVPIVIITAGTVLNAMLTKKVPLIVGWIGAFVIQALLRHFIWDVSLWAALVPMTGVAFVLFTNYMITDPGTTPSAPRMQFMFGMSVAMVYGVLMVFNIVYTLFFAVTIVCLARGLFWWGKWLVDRRRTTDLDPVASPAAVALPVAR, from the coding sequence ATGACCGACGTCCGCACTCCGAAGGCCATCGAGACCGCACTGCAGTCCCCCGCGGCCCCGGCGCCGCAGGACCGCGCCGCCGCGCCGCCGCGGGTGGACAAGCGGGATCCGCGTTACCTGGCGCTGCGCAACTTCGCCATCTCCATGTCGGTCTTCAACGTTCTCGGCTACACCGTTCTCGGCTTCGAGCAGCCGTGGCTGTGGCCCTTCCTCGCGCTCGCCGTCGGCTACGCCGCGGAAATCGTCATCGAACTGGTCTCGGCGCGCGCCTACCGGCGTCGCCCGGCCTTCCTGGGCAACGGCGGCTGGGGCCTCTACACCTTCCTGCTGCCCACCCACATCACCGCCCTGGCCTGCAACATGCTGCTGTACGCCAACAACAAGTTCTGGCCGATCGCCTTCGCGGTGCTCGTCGCCATCGGGCAGAAAGCGGTCCTCCAGGCCCCGATCAAGGGCCGGATGCGGCACTACATGAACCCGTCGAACTTCGGCATCACGATCACCCTGCTGGCCTTCGGCTGGGTCAACATCGCACCGCCGTACCACTTCACCGAGAACGTTCCCGACGTCATCCGGATCATGGTGCCGATCGTCATCATCACCGCCGGCACCGTGCTCAACGCGATGCTCACCAAGAAGGTGCCGCTGATCGTCGGATGGATCGGCGCGTTCGTCATCCAGGCGCTGCTGCGTCACTTCATCTGGGACGTCTCCCTCTGGGCCGCGCTGGTGCCGATGACCGGCGTGGCGTTCGTCCTGTTCACCAACTACATGATCACCGACCCCGGTACGACGCCGTCGGCCCCGCGCATGCAGTTCATGTTCGGCATGAGCGTGGCCATGGTCTACGGCGTCCTGATGGTCTTCAACATCGTCTACACGCTCTTCTTCGCCGTCACGATCGTCTGCCTGGCCCGCGGTCTCTTCTGGTGGGGCAAGTGGCTGGTCGACCGGCGCCGCACCACCGACCTCGACCCGGTGGCGTCGCCGGCGGCCGTGGCCCTGCCGGTGGCCCGCTGA
- a CDS encoding baeRF2 domain-containing protein has protein sequence MNLEFLRPLMERPGRWVSVYLDATRAGENAAQEVGLRWRALRERLTGQGADDATLEAVQAAVQEHRYREGRYGLAVLARDGEVTVAETLPAPPPADEALAGPLPHVMPLLRQRHAEIPYVRVLADRTGADLDALTAGGVPRHAEVRGSATFPIRKVHVGGWSHLHYLHAAEESWKRNAGDVAAAAVDLAEAVEAEVIVVGGDVRAVQTFTGRLPKRWQDRVVATDAGSRHAGADESLLDDVTTQAVAELADRHYREVLDRFRAQQADGTAGLGLTDVVTRLSRGQVDTVLLADDPSSTDMLWIAPDDPALVSVDDHVLREAGVGDPVKVRADAALVRAIAGTGARLVLVADGEVALAHGIGAVLRYADASSAADGAAR, from the coding sequence ATGAATCTTGAATTCCTCCGACCTTTGATGGAACGGCCGGGGCGCTGGGTGTCGGTCTACCTGGACGCCACCCGGGCCGGCGAGAACGCCGCGCAGGAGGTGGGGTTGCGCTGGCGGGCGCTGCGGGAACGGCTGACCGGGCAGGGCGCCGACGATGCGACCCTGGAGGCTGTGCAGGCCGCCGTCCAGGAACATCGGTATCGGGAGGGGCGGTACGGGCTCGCGGTGCTGGCCCGGGACGGCGAGGTCACCGTGGCGGAGACGCTGCCCGCTCCCCCGCCCGCGGACGAGGCGCTCGCCGGGCCGCTGCCGCACGTCATGCCCCTGCTGCGGCAGCGGCACGCGGAGATCCCGTACGTGCGGGTCCTGGCCGACCGTACGGGGGCCGACCTGGACGCTCTCACGGCCGGTGGGGTGCCCCGGCATGCCGAGGTGCGGGGCAGCGCCACCTTCCCGATCCGCAAGGTGCATGTCGGCGGCTGGTCGCACCTGCACTACCTGCACGCGGCGGAGGAGTCGTGGAAGCGCAACGCCGGGGATGTGGCCGCGGCCGCCGTGGATCTGGCCGAGGCGGTCGAGGCCGAGGTCATCGTGGTGGGCGGGGACGTGCGTGCCGTGCAGACGTTCACCGGGCGGCTGCCGAAACGGTGGCAGGACCGGGTGGTGGCCACCGACGCCGGTTCGCGGCACGCCGGGGCCGACGAGTCATTGCTCGACGACGTGACGACTCAGGCCGTGGCCGAGCTCGCCGACCGGCACTACCGCGAGGTCCTTGACCGGTTCCGGGCGCAGCAGGCGGACGGGACGGCGGGCCTCGGCCTGACCGACGTGGTGACGCGGCTCTCGCGGGGGCAGGTGGACACGGTGCTGCTGGCCGACGATCCGTCGTCGACCGACATGCTGTGGATCGCCCCGGATGATCCTGCCCTGGTGTCGGTTGACGATCATGTGCTTCGGGAGGCTGGTGTCGGCGACCCGGTCAAGGTGCGCGCCGACGCTGCTCTTGTGCGCGCGATCGCCGGTACGGGAGCTCGTCTGGTCCTGGTCGCGGACGGCGAGGTGGCGTTGGCTCACGGGATCGGGGCGGTCCTGCGTTACGCCGACGCGAGCAGCGCCGCCGACGGGGCGGCACGCTGA
- a CDS encoding GGDEF domain-containing protein → MASAGNVRTAGRVASAALAAVSGVLIAVLLLGSAAAEHAVMLTASLTALAAVATGLRVHQVPDRRPWLLVLVGLGLLTVVNTLPWVSAGVPVAPFQISGYLALLAASLLIVWRRTPRDRGGVIDAAIVGIATAAPVWEFVLRPALVTGGVGAGGQVVVLVQLLVLTGILGALLRVTRTSGRRAMTVWLLFGALSCAVAGDVVFTTTGGSSGLLYLGGYLLVGAAALHPTVATLTHPVTTGETGVPKLRLGLFGFALIVVPLVGGVPQLYGEAPDGLLLTLGPLAMVPLVLVRAGQLIAQRAQDQRDLAYQANHDDLTGLVNRRRLFTVMAQATAAVTPAAVLYCDLDDFKPINDRYGHEAGDEVLRCVGRRLVEVLRDGDVTARIGGDEFLAYCPDADEATASGLRRRVEEALHAPIPWNGVTLQVGVTVGVLLSEPGAYTSPDELVAAADAVMYERKRIQKAERAVHT, encoded by the coding sequence GTGGCATCTGCAGGCAACGTACGCACGGCAGGCCGCGTCGCGTCGGCTGCCCTGGCCGCGGTGTCGGGTGTTCTCATCGCCGTGCTGCTGCTCGGCTCGGCGGCCGCGGAACACGCCGTGATGCTCACCGCCAGTCTCACGGCGCTGGCGGCGGTCGCGACCGGGTTGCGTGTGCATCAGGTCCCCGACCGCCGGCCGTGGTTGCTGGTGCTGGTGGGCCTCGGCCTGCTGACAGTGGTGAACACCCTGCCGTGGGTGAGCGCCGGGGTTCCGGTGGCGCCGTTCCAGATCTCGGGTTACCTGGCGTTGCTGGCCGCCAGCCTGCTCATCGTGTGGCGTCGCACCCCGCGCGACCGGGGCGGCGTCATCGACGCGGCCATCGTCGGCATCGCCACCGCGGCGCCGGTCTGGGAGTTCGTGCTGCGCCCGGCCCTGGTGACCGGCGGTGTCGGGGCCGGCGGGCAGGTCGTCGTGCTGGTGCAGCTGCTGGTGCTGACGGGCATCCTGGGCGCGCTGCTGCGGGTCACCCGTACGTCGGGCCGGCGGGCGATGACGGTGTGGCTGCTGTTCGGCGCGTTGAGCTGTGCCGTCGCCGGCGACGTCGTGTTCACCACCACCGGCGGCTCATCGGGCCTGCTGTATCTGGGCGGCTACCTGCTGGTCGGCGCGGCGGCCCTGCACCCGACGGTCGCCACCCTCACCCACCCTGTCACGACCGGAGAGACGGGCGTTCCCAAGCTGCGGCTCGGCCTGTTCGGGTTCGCGCTCATCGTCGTCCCCCTGGTCGGCGGGGTGCCGCAGCTATACGGCGAGGCGCCCGACGGTCTGCTGCTCACGCTGGGCCCCCTGGCGATGGTGCCGCTGGTGCTCGTCCGGGCCGGGCAGCTCATCGCGCAACGGGCCCAGGACCAGCGAGATCTCGCCTACCAGGCCAACCACGACGACCTCACCGGCCTGGTCAACCGGCGCCGGCTGTTCACCGTCATGGCGCAGGCCACGGCCGCGGTGACCCCGGCGGCCGTCCTCTACTGCGACCTCGACGACTTCAAGCCGATCAACGACCGGTACGGGCACGAGGCCGGCGACGAGGTGCTGCGGTGCGTGGGCCGGCGCCTCGTCGAGGTCCTGCGCGACGGTGACGTGACGGCCCGCATCGGCGGCGACGAGTTCCTGGCCTACTGCCCGGACGCCGACGAGGCCACCGCGTCCGGTCTGCGCCGCCGGGTCGAGGAAGCGCTGCACGCGCCGATCCCCTGGAACGGGGTGACCCTGCAAGTGGGCGTGACCGTCGGGGTCCTGCTGAGCGAACCCGGCGCGTACACCTCACCGGACGAGCTGGTCGCCGCCGCCGACGCCGTCATGTACGAACGCAAGCGCATCCAGAAGGCCGAACGCGCCGTACACACCTGA
- a CDS encoding CRTAC1 family protein — MVFVLVLVGTAFLVARLPSASAATRAGMAQRFQFTELPIALPAGLPQRDVRQVNPKYEHIRSWISSVGAGVAVNDLDGDGRSDDLCLVDTRSDAVVVTPAPETGAYPPFVLDPAPLPSGPAIAPMGCTPGDFNSDGRMDLLVYYWGRTPVVFLHRGQGGALAAAAFRPTELVPQALTADGLYHGPLWNTNAVNVADFDGDGHPDIGIFNYFPDTEVLDPQGHPNVQMNHSMSRAENAGGSHILRWTAATSGADPSVTYVEQRAIDPAYSTGWTLGAGSADLDGDLLPELYLANDFGKDRFFHNRSTPGQIRFALAEGRRDAVTPKSLVLGHDSFKGMSIEFGDLDNSGRFDMFVSNITESWGLEESNFVWRNNAANPADARRKMEKGVAPFEDSAASRNLAWVGWGWDAKMADFDNSGRVAVVQAAGFVKGDINRFNWLQELAMSNDLMLQEPAMWPKAEPGDDIAGDNTLAFWAKEPDGKRYVDLAPQLGLAVPTPTRGIAVADADQDGAQDFAVARQWGAPAYYRNTKAPDRNFLGLRLFRPVDTAGGAPPSAAVPGSPAYGAQVRIRTADGTTHVAQLDGGSGHSGKRSFDVYFGLGAAGGRPVSAEIAWRDADGGAHRQTLELAAGWHDLILTDQARELTTP, encoded by the coding sequence ATGGTGTTCGTGCTGGTCCTGGTGGGCACGGCGTTCCTCGTCGCCCGGTTGCCGTCGGCATCGGCGGCCACGCGCGCCGGCATGGCACAACGATTCCAGTTCACCGAGCTGCCGATCGCCCTGCCGGCGGGGCTCCCGCAGCGCGACGTACGGCAGGTCAACCCGAAGTACGAACACATCCGGTCCTGGATCTCCTCGGTCGGCGCCGGTGTCGCGGTCAACGACCTCGACGGCGACGGCCGCTCGGACGACCTGTGCCTGGTCGACACCCGCAGCGACGCGGTGGTCGTCACCCCGGCGCCCGAGACCGGCGCCTATCCGCCCTTCGTGCTCGACCCGGCGCCTCTGCCGAGCGGCCCGGCGATCGCACCGATGGGCTGCACGCCCGGGGACTTCAACAGCGACGGCCGGATGGACCTGCTCGTCTACTACTGGGGCCGGACACCCGTGGTCTTCCTGCACCGCGGCCAGGGCGGCGCCCTCGCGGCGGCGGCGTTCCGGCCCACCGAGCTGGTGCCGCAGGCGCTCACGGCCGACGGTCTCTACCACGGGCCGCTGTGGAACACCAACGCCGTGAACGTGGCCGACTTCGACGGCGACGGCCATCCCGACATCGGCATCTTCAACTACTTCCCGGACACCGAGGTGCTGGACCCGCAGGGCCACCCCAACGTCCAGATGAACCACTCGATGTCACGGGCCGAGAACGCGGGCGGCTCGCACATCCTGCGCTGGACCGCCGCCACCAGCGGGGCCGACCCGTCGGTGACCTACGTCGAGCAGCGGGCCATCGACCCCGCGTACAGCACCGGATGGACGCTCGGGGCCGGCTCGGCCGACCTGGACGGTGACCTGCTGCCCGAGTTGTACCTGGCCAACGACTTCGGCAAGGACCGGTTCTTCCACAACCGGTCCACCCCCGGCCAGATCCGGTTCGCCCTGGCCGAGGGGCGCCGCGACGCCGTCACCCCGAAGTCGCTGGTGCTCGGCCACGACTCGTTCAAGGGCATGAGCATCGAGTTCGGCGATCTGGACAACAGCGGGCGCTTCGACATGTTCGTCAGCAACATCACGGAGTCGTGGGGCCTTGAGGAGAGCAACTTCGTCTGGCGCAACAACGCGGCCAACCCGGCCGACGCTCGCCGCAAGATGGAGAAGGGCGTCGCGCCGTTCGAGGACAGCGCCGCGTCGCGCAACCTGGCCTGGGTCGGCTGGGGCTGGGACGCCAAAATGGCCGACTTCGACAACAGCGGCCGGGTCGCCGTGGTGCAGGCGGCCGGTTTCGTCAAGGGCGACATCAACCGGTTCAACTGGTTGCAGGAGCTGGCCATGAGCAACGACCTCATGCTCCAGGAGCCCGCCATGTGGCCCAAGGCGGAGCCGGGCGACGACATCGCCGGCGACAACACGCTTGCCTTCTGGGCCAAGGAGCCGGACGGCAAGCGGTACGTCGACCTCGCCCCGCAACTGGGCCTGGCCGTGCCGACGCCGACCCGCGGCATCGCCGTCGCGGACGCGGACCAGGACGGCGCCCAGGACTTCGCGGTGGCCCGGCAGTGGGGCGCGCCGGCCTACTACCGCAACACCAAGGCGCCGGACCGCAACTTCCTCGGGCTGCGCCTGTTCCGCCCGGTCGACACGGCCGGCGGCGCGCCCCCGTCCGCGGCCGTGCCCGGCAGCCCGGCGTACGGGGCCCAGGTCCGCATCCGCACCGCCGACGGGACGACACACGTGGCCCAGCTGGACGGCGGCAGCGGCCACTCCGGCAAGCGCAGCTTCGACGTCTACTTCGGACTCGGCGCGGCCGGGGGCAGGCCCGTGTCGGCCGAGATCGCCTGGCGTGACGCCGACGGCGGCGCCCACCGCCAGACGCTCGAGCTGGCCGCCGGCTGGCACGACCTCATCCTGACCGACCAAGCCCGGGAGCTGACCACGCCATGA
- a CDS encoding helix-turn-helix domain-containing protein, with translation MQQNAERAVERVIEQMRANLSEQLTLDDMAQTAMFSKFHFTRIFQRITGVPPGRFLAALRLQEAKRLLVSTDLNVAAISVRVGYSSVGTFSTRFTKSVGLPPTTYRRMGGFSRHIATFTPQSPGKSHIYGRVTAPAGQSPPGAVFLGLFPQRIPEGLPAKCVILDRPGDFHFTNVPDGTWYLLSQSITDDAAEEQDLLMVSATGPLTLRGSTSLTVDVRLNRMSKVDPPVLLALLDSRRAAYERLRGHKPVAA, from the coding sequence ATGCAACAGAATGCTGAGAGGGCCGTCGAGCGCGTCATCGAACAAATGCGGGCCAATCTGTCGGAACAGCTGACCCTGGACGACATGGCGCAGACCGCCATGTTCAGCAAGTTCCATTTCACCCGCATTTTTCAGCGGATCACCGGGGTTCCGCCCGGCCGGTTCCTCGCCGCGCTGCGGCTGCAGGAGGCGAAGCGGCTGCTGGTCAGCACCGACCTCAACGTGGCGGCCATCAGCGTCCGGGTCGGTTACAGCAGCGTGGGGACGTTCAGCACCCGGTTCACCAAGAGCGTCGGCCTGCCGCCGACCACCTATCGCCGCATGGGTGGCTTCAGCCGGCACATCGCGACGTTCACACCACAGTCGCCGGGCAAGAGCCACATCTACGGCCGGGTCACTGCGCCGGCCGGGCAGTCACCACCCGGCGCAGTCTTCCTGGGCCTGTTCCCCCAGCGCATACCCGAAGGTCTGCCGGCCAAGTGCGTGATCCTCGACCGTCCGGGCGACTTCCACTTCACCAACGTCCCCGACGGGACGTGGTATCTGCTGAGCCAGTCGATCACCGACGACGCCGCCGAGGAACAGGATCTCCTGATGGTGTCGGCGACCGGTCCGCTGACCCTCCGCGGTTCGACGTCGCTGACGGTTGACGTACGGCTCAACCGCATGTCCAAGGTGGACCCACCGGTGTTGCTCGCGTTGCTGGACAGCCGTCGTGCCGCCTACGAGAGACTCCGGGGGCACAAGCCCGTCGCGGCCTGA